One Actinomyces marmotae DNA window includes the following coding sequences:
- a CDS encoding Gfo/Idh/MocA family protein codes for MSTASTGHPSPAAASGAPLPRTRSGPSASAGRRVRFGVVGAGFIATWFARAVAAEPAAEIVAVASARPERAAAFAAEHGVPHAHPTLEAMLAEHGPDRAAPIDVIYIGSPNSLHAAQAIAALEAGYGVLVEKPFALTPAQARAMAATAERTGGFLMEAWQTAFEPGAAAIRAALPRLGEPRRATFVREQFSSRMSAYRAGDLPPAFDPALGGGSLMDLGIYPVSLAIHLFGPPDRVTATAQLLDSGVDSHGTVTLSYDTGERVGLEVACLHSKTSANALGSQISGESRAILLDHCQWPEHISLITAPGSPEESREDLSVTRSGEVMGPLLAEVCRLVSAGARGSELHPVSASVAAIEVLSEARAQIGVHFPDDDADA; via the coding sequence ATGAGCACAGCCAGTACCGGCCACCCCTCCCCCGCCGCCGCATCTGGCGCGCCCCTGCCTCGCACCCGCTCCGGGCCCTCCGCGAGTGCTGGGCGCCGGGTGCGCTTCGGCGTCGTCGGCGCGGGATTCATCGCCACCTGGTTCGCCCGCGCCGTGGCCGCCGAGCCCGCCGCCGAGATCGTCGCCGTCGCCTCGGCCAGGCCCGAGCGCGCCGCCGCCTTCGCCGCCGAGCACGGCGTGCCCCACGCCCATCCCACCCTCGAGGCGATGCTCGCCGAGCACGGCCCGGACCGCGCCGCGCCCATCGACGTCATCTACATCGGCTCGCCCAACTCCCTGCACGCCGCCCAGGCGATCGCGGCCCTGGAGGCCGGGTACGGGGTGCTCGTGGAGAAGCCCTTCGCCCTGACTCCCGCGCAGGCCCGGGCCATGGCCGCAACCGCTGAGCGCACTGGCGGCTTCCTCATGGAGGCCTGGCAGACCGCCTTCGAGCCCGGCGCCGCCGCCATCCGCGCCGCTCTCCCCCGGCTCGGGGAACCGCGCCGAGCCACGTTCGTGCGCGAGCAGTTCTCCTCGCGCATGAGCGCCTACCGGGCCGGCGACCTTCCCCCGGCCTTCGACCCGGCGCTCGGCGGCGGCTCGCTCATGGATCTCGGCATCTACCCCGTGAGCTTGGCCATCCACTTGTTCGGGCCCCCGGACCGCGTCACCGCCACGGCGCAACTCCTGGACTCCGGCGTCGACTCCCACGGCACGGTCACCCTCTCCTATGACACCGGGGAGCGCGTCGGCCTGGAAGTGGCCTGCCTGCACTCCAAGACCTCCGCCAACGCCCTGGGCAGCCAGATCTCCGGCGAGTCCAGAGCGATTCTCCTCGACCACTGCCAATGGCCCGAACACATCAGTCTCATCACCGCGCCCGGCTCCCCGGAGGAATCCCGTGAGGACCTGTCCGTGACGCGCTCGGGCGAGGTGATGGGCCCCCTCCTGGCGGAGGTCTGCCGACTCGTGAGCGCCGGCGCGCGAGGCTCCGAGCTCCACCCTGTGTCCGCCTCGGTGGCCGCGATCGAGGTCCTGTCCGAGGCCCGCGCGCAGATCGGGGTCCATTTTCCCGACGACGACGCCGATGCCTGA
- a CDS encoding PHP domain-containing protein, with amino-acid sequence MRIDPHTHSSCSDGTDAPAELMRAAAQAGLDVVGLTDHDTTIGWEEAAAAVPSTGVTLLRGTEISCAAGGVTLHLLAYLFDPEDEALAEAFAHARDSRGTRAQRMVERIAVDYPITWEDVLAQSVGHAIGRPHIADALVAAGSFENRDAAFAGPLAVSSPYYAHYWALDPVEACALVRAAGGVPVAAHPRASQRQRRLVPDETFAAMAEAGLAALEVDHRDHGPADRRAARDLADRLGLGVSGSSDYHGAGKPNRLGENLMPPDLLERIVDEGALPLVTP; translated from the coding sequence GTGCGCATCGACCCCCACACCCACTCCTCCTGCTCCGACGGCACGGACGCCCCGGCGGAGCTCATGCGGGCGGCCGCCCAAGCGGGCCTCGACGTCGTCGGCCTGACCGACCACGACACGACGATCGGCTGGGAGGAGGCCGCCGCCGCGGTGCCGTCCACGGGAGTGACCCTCCTGCGCGGCACCGAGATCTCCTGCGCTGCGGGCGGAGTCACCCTCCACCTGCTCGCCTACCTCTTCGACCCCGAGGACGAGGCTCTCGCCGAGGCCTTCGCCCACGCCCGCGACTCCCGGGGGACCCGCGCCCAGCGCATGGTCGAGCGCATCGCCGTCGACTACCCCATCACGTGGGAGGACGTGCTCGCCCAATCGGTCGGCCACGCCATCGGCCGGCCCCACATCGCCGACGCGCTCGTCGCCGCGGGCTCCTTCGAGAACCGGGACGCGGCCTTCGCCGGCCCCCTGGCCGTCTCCAGCCCCTACTACGCGCACTACTGGGCCCTGGACCCCGTCGAGGCCTGCGCCCTCGTGCGGGCCGCCGGGGGCGTGCCCGTTGCCGCCCATCCCCGAGCCTCCCAGCGCCAGCGCCGGCTCGTGCCCGATGAGACCTTCGCCGCCATGGCCGAGGCCGGGCTCGCCGCCCTGGAGGTCGACCACCGCGACCACGGACCCGCCGACCGCCGCGCCGCGCGGGACCTCGCCGACCGCCTCGGCCTGGGCGTCTCGGGATCCTCCGACTACCATGGCGCCGGCAAGCCCAATCGACTGGGGGAGAACCTCATGCCCCCCGACCTCCTCGAGCGGATCGTGGACGAGGGGGCCCTGCCGCTCGTCACCCCCTGA
- a CDS encoding MarC family protein, with protein MLDDVLSPSVFLTAFTTILVIQDPLGAIPVFLSLTRRQSPERRRASARQATLLSLAVILAFAIFGRSILGLLGISVAALQVSGGLLLLLVALELLTESSRADDDADSADSNVALVPLGTPLLAGPGAIAAAMVAVESAPAPVTGWVSVTLAIVVVHVITWLALRFSLTLHRVLGEAMILVLTRVMGLLLAAIAVQMIGDGITTYIGERF; from the coding sequence GTGCTCGACGACGTCCTCAGCCCCTCCGTGTTCCTCACCGCCTTCACGACGATCCTCGTCATCCAGGACCCGCTCGGCGCCATCCCCGTCTTCCTGTCCCTCACCCGCCGTCAGAGCCCCGAGCGGCGCCGCGCCTCCGCCCGCCAGGCAACCCTGCTCAGCCTCGCGGTCATCCTTGCCTTCGCGATCTTCGGCCGCTCCATCCTGGGGCTGCTGGGGATCTCCGTGGCCGCCCTCCAGGTCTCCGGCGGGCTCCTCCTGCTGCTGGTCGCCCTGGAACTGCTCACCGAGAGTTCCCGCGCGGACGATGACGCCGATTCTGCCGACTCCAACGTCGCCCTCGTCCCTTTGGGCACGCCGTTGCTCGCGGGCCCCGGCGCGATCGCCGCGGCCATGGTCGCCGTTGAGTCCGCGCCCGCGCCCGTGACCGGATGGGTCTCCGTGACCCTGGCGATCGTCGTTGTCCACGTCATCACTTGGCTGGCGCTGCGCTTCTCACTCACGCTGCACCGGGTCCTGGGCGAGGCGATGATCCTGGTCCTGACCCGCGTCATGGGTCTGCTGCTGGCCGCGATCGCCGTGCAGATGATCGGCGACGGCATCACCACGTACATCGGCGAGCGCTTCTGA
- a CDS encoding DEAD/DEAH box helicase translates to MTDENPVITSPAEAASAPSAASAPSAASAPEAPASGLIETAGAHAPVLDEASPDITDEGAAVDLSIKSFADFGVEPEICEALAAKGIIHPFPIQALTLPVALEGNDIIGQAKTGTGKTLGFGIPLLMDTLGPGEEGWDEDPAAGSPQALIVLPTRELAKQVAVELEQAAAKRTVRIVQVYGGRAYEPQIEALEKGAEIVVGTPGRLIDLMDRAVLDLTHVTTVVLDEADEMLDLGFLPDVEKILARTRADRQTMLFSATMPGAVVALARRYMSQPTHIRAQDPGDESMTVKSVAQVVYRTHALNKVEVVARILQAEGRGRTIIFARTKRTAARVADDLASRGFATGALHGDLGQGAREQALRAFRNGKVDVLVATDVAARGIDVDDVTHVINYQCPEDEKIYVHRIGRTGRAGNAGTAVTFVDWDDIPRWRLIAKGLGLPVTEPIETYHTSEHLYSDLSIPEGTTGTLPRSKRTLAGLDAEEIEDLGETGKHGGRDGRRDGRRDSRSGARGRDGRGSRSRGGRGGSASRASEDGERRRSSRRASDGEAPRRARNRKRTRGGKPIDSAGQD, encoded by the coding sequence GTGACCGACGAGAACCCCGTCATCACCAGCCCCGCCGAGGCCGCCTCGGCCCCCAGCGCCGCGAGTGCCCCCAGCGCCGCCAGCGCCCCCGAGGCCCCCGCCTCGGGCCTCATCGAGACCGCGGGCGCACACGCCCCCGTCCTGGACGAGGCCTCCCCCGACATCACCGATGAGGGCGCCGCGGTGGACCTGAGCATCAAGTCCTTCGCGGACTTCGGCGTCGAGCCCGAGATCTGCGAGGCGCTGGCCGCCAAGGGCATCATCCACCCCTTCCCCATCCAGGCCCTCACCCTCCCGGTGGCCCTGGAGGGCAACGACATCATCGGCCAGGCCAAGACCGGCACCGGCAAGACCCTGGGCTTCGGCATCCCGCTGCTCATGGACACCCTGGGCCCCGGCGAGGAGGGCTGGGACGAGGACCCCGCCGCCGGAAGCCCGCAGGCCCTCATCGTCCTGCCCACGCGCGAGCTGGCCAAGCAGGTCGCCGTCGAGCTCGAGCAGGCCGCGGCCAAGCGCACCGTGCGCATCGTGCAGGTCTACGGCGGTCGCGCCTACGAGCCGCAGATCGAGGCCCTGGAGAAGGGCGCCGAGATCGTCGTGGGAACCCCGGGGCGCCTCATCGACCTCATGGACCGTGCCGTCCTGGACCTCACTCACGTGACCACCGTGGTGCTCGACGAGGCGGATGAGATGCTGGATCTGGGCTTCCTGCCCGATGTGGAGAAGATCCTGGCCCGCACCCGCGCCGACCGCCAGACGATGCTTTTCAGCGCCACGATGCCGGGCGCCGTCGTCGCCCTGGCCCGCCGTTACATGAGCCAGCCGACCCACATCCGCGCCCAGGACCCCGGGGATGAGTCGATGACGGTCAAGTCGGTGGCGCAGGTCGTTTACCGCACGCACGCCCTGAACAAGGTGGAGGTGGTCGCCCGGATCCTCCAGGCCGAGGGCCGGGGCCGCACGATCATCTTCGCCCGCACGAAGCGCACGGCGGCCCGCGTGGCCGACGACCTGGCCTCGCGGGGCTTCGCCACCGGCGCGCTGCACGGCGATCTCGGGCAGGGGGCGCGGGAGCAGGCCCTGCGCGCTTTCCGCAACGGCAAGGTGGACGTGCTCGTGGCCACCGACGTCGCCGCCCGCGGCATCGACGTCGATGACGTCACCCACGTCATCAACTACCAGTGCCCCGAGGACGAGAAAATCTACGTTCACCGCATCGGGCGCACGGGCCGCGCTGGGAACGCGGGCACGGCCGTGACCTTCGTGGACTGGGATGACATCCCGCGCTGGCGGCTCATCGCCAAGGGCCTGGGCCTGCCTGTGACCGAGCCGATCGAGACCTACCACACCAGCGAGCACCTGTACTCCGACCTGTCGATCCCCGAGGGCACCACGGGCACGTTGCCGCGCTCCAAGCGGACGCTGGCCGGCCTGGACGCCGAGGAGATCGAGGACCTGGGCGAGACCGGCAAGCACGGCGGGCGTGATGGCCGGCGCGATGGCCGGCGTGACAGCCGCAGCGGGGCCCGGGGCCGCGATGGGCGGGGCTCGCGCTCCCGAGGCGGCCGGGGCGGCAGCGCGTCGCGGGCCTCTGAGGATGGCGAGCGCCGGCGGTCCTCCAGGCGCGCCTCCGACGGCGAGGCCCCGCGGCGCGCGAGGAACCGCAAGCGGACGCGCGGCGGCAAGCCGATCGACTCCGCCGGCCAGGACTGA
- a CDS encoding ferritin-like fold-containing protein has protein sequence MSPSVPEPVPASTPPAPSAPGALMAAVLGVIGYSCSVACTRYAKDADKAPAMRARIELLRMSAAKVGAFDAIIRIGADEGVDVPASAERFLGSLGDVDDRLRPHDWVERLVKTYLSFGLLVDFGMALTDSLPPRVRDAVLEALSEDRFGSFAAAELMADLDGDPQLAARLGLWGRRVAGEEIGAIQLMLARFPELAGGEQGSARLGAVLSSGATSRMRGLGLRV, from the coding sequence ATGAGCCCTTCCGTTCCTGAACCGGTCCCCGCCTCGACGCCCCCGGCCCCCAGCGCGCCCGGCGCCCTCATGGCCGCCGTGCTCGGCGTCATCGGCTACAGCTGCTCCGTGGCCTGCACGCGCTACGCCAAGGACGCGGACAAGGCCCCGGCGATGCGCGCGCGCATCGAACTGCTGCGCATGAGTGCAGCCAAGGTGGGCGCTTTCGACGCGATCATCCGCATCGGCGCCGATGAGGGCGTGGACGTGCCGGCGTCCGCTGAGCGCTTCCTCGGCTCCCTGGGCGACGTCGATGATCGTCTGCGGCCCCACGACTGGGTCGAGCGGCTGGTCAAGACCTACCTGTCCTTCGGGCTGCTCGTGGACTTCGGCATGGCCCTGACCGATTCCCTGCCCCCGCGCGTGCGCGACGCCGTCTTGGAGGCCCTGTCCGAGGACCGCTTCGGCTCCTTCGCTGCCGCCGAGCTCATGGCCGATCTCGACGGCGACCCCCAGCTCGCCGCCCGCCTGGGCCTGTGGGGCCGCCGGGTGGCGGGTGAGGAGATCGGCGCGATCCAACTCATGCTCGCCCGCTTCCCCGAACTCGCCGGCGGGGAGCAGGGCTCGGCGCGCCTGGGCGCCGTCCTGTCTTCCGGCGCGACGAGCCGCATGAGGGGCCTCGGGCTGCGCGTCTGA
- a CDS encoding DUF3107 domain-containing protein, producing the protein MQVSLGFKHAARQIEIETSASHDEVLGALADSATKDVVLTDDKGRKVLVPAGSLAYAELGAAEQRRVGFGI; encoded by the coding sequence ATGCAGGTCAGCCTCGGCTTCAAGCACGCCGCCCGTCAGATCGAGATCGAGACCTCCGCCTCTCACGACGAGGTCCTGGGCGCGCTGGCCGACTCGGCGACGAAGGATGTCGTCCTCACGGACGACAAGGGCCGCAAGGTGCTCGTGCCCGCGGGATCCCTGGCCTACGCCGAGCTCGGGGCCGCCGAGCAGCGCCGCGTCGGCTTCGGCATCTGA